The Desulfonatronum sp. SC1 DNA segment CTGTCCGTCGAAGCGAAATCCCTGGCGCCCGGCGTCATGGAATGCACCAGGTAGTACGCCGCGGAGCAGCCCTCCATGGCCCGCTCCAGGGAAGCCTGGTCCATGACGTCGCCCTGGGCCAGCCGCACCAGCGGATGTCCGGCCCAGGGTCGGCATCCAAGCTTGCCCAGGGAACGGGCCATGGCCGTGACCGCGTGCCCCCGATCCAGCAGCTTTTTGATCAGCCTCCCGCCGATGTACCCCGTGGCCCCGGTGACCAACACGCGTTGCTCAGCCATGAACATCTCCTTTTGCCCTGAACGTGGTCATCCCCCAGGACAGATTTGTACTCGATCCTCGGGTGCTATCCGGATCGGTATCGAAATCGAAATCGTGATCGAAATCGTGATCGAAATCGTGATCGAAATCGTGATCGAAATCGTGATCGAAATCGTGATCGAAATCGTGATCGAAATCGTGATCGAAATCGATTTCTGATAACTTTCCGATTTCAATAGCGATTTCGATTTCAACTGATGCCGGCCCACCCTGGGGACACGCCCTGAACACTCAATCGTCTACTATACTGGGATTTCTGAAGTTTCACAGAGAACAAAATTGCCCTGGATCATACCCCGGCCTGATTGCTTTCCCGGTGGTTGCTCGCTAGGTTGACTCCGGACCGTCCCATGAGGCTCAGTCCTTGATCCGCCTTCAGGCAGCCGCTTTCCAGGCTTCGCGGAGACCAACCTCTCATGCCCGACATCGCCTACCTGCACATCTTCCTTCGCGCATCCTGGATCATCCAGGGCGTGTATCTTCTGCTGGGAACAATGTCCGTGATCTGCTGGGGGCTGGTCTTCGCCAAGCTGATCCAATTTCGCCGCTTGTCCAAAACCGTGACCGAAGACACGGAGACATTGCGGGAGGCCAGGGAGCTTCAGGCCGCCTTTCTCAACCTCTCCCCGGGCTCCATCACCCAGACGTTGGCCCAGGCCGGACACGACGAGTACCTGGAACTCCAGGGGCTAGGCCTGCCTCAGGGCGAACGCGCCCAGATCGTCCTGGAGAGCTTGCGGCATACGCTCCGGGATGAAGTCCGCCGACAGGCCGACGCCGGTTTTCGCCCCCTGACCTTTCTGGGCGTCTGCGCCAATGCCGCGCCCCTGATGGGCCTGTTCGGCACGGTCTGGGGCATCTTCCATTCCTTTCAGGGCTTCAGCGAACTCAGCCGGGCCGCCAATTTGATGATCGTAGGCCAGGGGCTGGGCGAAGCCCTGGGAACCACTATCGTCGGTCTGCTGGTGGCCATTCCGGCGACCCTGTTCTACAACTACTTCCTCAGCCGCCTCGGCGCATTGGAACGCAACCTCGCCCACTTCGCCCAACTCTTCCTGAAGCTCGTCAAGCACGACCTGCACCGGCAACGGACTCCGGAGCCGGATCATTCGCGCTGAAAACGCGCCTTGATAACGTCCTCCACCTCTTTGGGGATTTCCGGCTTGCCCTGTTGGTTCAGGGCCGTGGCGGTGATCTTTGCCTTGAGCACGAGCTTTTGGTCCGGAAGGCGGTGGATGTCCTGGTAAAAAACCATCCGCAGCCGGGACTCCTTGATCAGGCTCAGGCCGACGACAAAGGAATCCCCGCTGGTCAGGGCGCTCTTGTAGTCGATTTCCGCCCGGACCACGACGAAATAGACCCCCATCATGGTATATTGCTTGAAATCAATGCCCACTGACTTCATGCATTCATGGCGGGCATGTTCGAGATAATTTTGATAAATGGCGTTGTTCACGATCCCTTGCATGTCGCATTCATAGTCCCGAACGGACATTTCCAGAGTGAAGTCATGGTTTTTCATGAAAATTCCTTTTCAAGCAGGATGCTTTGTCAGAGGTCAGCGTGAAAGGGTCGGCCTGTTTTTTTATTACCGTAATGGGATATCCGAGCGATTACATCGACGTCAAACGATTCCCGCCCGGTTTTTGCTCGACAGCCGCCGCTCCATCCGCCCCACCAGCATCGCCAAGACAAGATAAATCAATGTCCAGCAGGTCAGACCGGGTAAAACCCATACTGTGTTTCCGAGTTGAAGCAGGAACAAACCGGATAGCCCGGCGGCCAGCATCACGGCGTACTCCGCCAGCACGGTTTTGCGGTGTCCCCAACCCAATTGGACCAGGCGTTGGTAATAATGGCTGCGATGGGCTTGCCAGACCTTTTCTCCGGCCAGCAGACGCCGCAGCAAGGTCACGGTGGCGTCCACGATGAACGGGGAAAAGACCAAGACCCCGGCCCAGAACGGAAACATCCCCCGGCCGTCGGCCCAGAGAATCAGCGCTCCGGCCCAAAATCCCAGGGAGGAGGCCCCGGTGTCGCCCATGAATATCCTGGCCGGAGGGTAATTGAAGACGAGAAACCCCAGGCAAGCCAGGGCCGTGCTCCAGCAAACCAGGGCGTAACCGGACTCGCCGGCCAGCAAGCCGAACAGACCCAGAAAGCCGAACCCGATCAGCCCCATGCCCCCGGCAAAACCGTCCATGCCGTCCATGAAATTGTAGAGATTAGTCATCCAGACCATGAAGAGGCCGGAAAAAAGAACCCCCAGGCTCATCGGCCAAGCCCAAACCCAAACGCCCAGGTCCAGGGCTCGCGGCGCCAAGCCTCCAGCCAGAAGAACGAACGCGGCCGCGACGTGCACGGCAAACCGGGGAACCACTCCAACGCCTTTGCGGTCGTCGACAAAGGAAACCATGGCCACCAGCAATGCCCCGCCCACCAACCAAAGCAGTTCCGGAAACGCTCCGCGGATCAGCATCTCCGTCTCCCACTCGCCGGATGCTCCAAGGGCAAGGACGTCCATGGCCAAGGCGACGATCATGCCGACGGCCAGACCGGCCAGGATGGCCAACCCTCCGGTCCGCGGCACGGGGGTATGGTGCAGGGAACGCTCGTTGGGATGGTCCAGGATGCGCAACCGAGCCCTGCCGGATGTCAGGTAAGCGGTCAGGACCGCGCTGGAGAAGAGCGCCGCGAATACGGGCGCGAGGAAAGACAAGCCGGGGCCAAAGCTCATTTCAGAGTCAACTTTGCGTCAACGTTGCGTCAAGCCGCTTTCGCGGCCATATACCAACGGGCCATATCCAGCAGGCCGTCTTCAAGGCTTTTGGTCGGGGCCCAGCCCAGTTCGCGCCGGATTTTTCCCGCGTCCACCTCCAGGGAACCGGTCAGTCGCCGGAATTCGGATTGTCGCCCGGCGAACTTGGCCGCCACCTCCATCCAGGCCACGGGCACGGAGAACAGCTTGGCCTTGCGGTCCATGCCCTCAGCCAGGATCTGGACCAAATCACGAGACGAAATCGTTTCCGCGTCCGCCAGGAGATAGGTTCCAGTCGTCGAATGAGCGACGCACAGACTCAGCGCGGAGCAGAGATTCTCCAAACCGAGCATGCTTCGCTTGTTCCGGACCGCGCCCAGGGGCAAGGTCCGGCCCTGACGGATGCCGTCCATCAGCCGCAACAGGTTGCCCTTGACCCCGGGGCCGTGCACCAGGGGCGGACGAAGAATCGTCACTTCCAGGCCGGTGGCGGCGGATGCCTCGGCCAGAACCTGTTCGGCCTCCCATTTGGTGATCCCGTAGGGATCCTCGGGTCCGGGCGGATCGTCCTCGGTAAAGGGGCGACCATGGGTCTGCTCCCCGTTGACCTTGATCGAGCTGACAAAGACCACCCGCCCCACCCCGCTCTTCACGGCTTGGCGAGTCATATTCTCCGTGCCGTCCAGATTCACCACCCGATAGGCGCTCAGAGCCTTGGCCTTGTCCTGAATCCTGTGCGCCCGCCCGGCCAGATGCACCACGACCTGGACCCCGGTCAAGGCATCGGACCAGTCCGTTTCCCCGTCAATATCGCCAACCTCGACGACGTCCTCGTCGCTCACGCCTTCCGACTTCAAAGGCAAGGCGTCGTCCAAAACGCTTCGTGTGCGCACGGCGGCGCGGACCGCATGACCCTGATCACGCAAAGCAGAACACAGCGCCCGCCCCACGAAACCGTTCGCCCCGGTGACCAATATCCGTTTCTCCGACATGATTGCTCCAATCCGTCAGGTGTGTGCGCTTTGCGCTAAAATCGGCAAACAAAACAC contains these protein-coding regions:
- a CDS encoding MotA/TolQ/ExbB proton channel family protein: MPDIAYLHIFLRASWIIQGVYLLLGTMSVICWGLVFAKLIQFRRLSKTVTEDTETLREARELQAAFLNLSPGSITQTLAQAGHDEYLELQGLGLPQGERAQIVLESLRHTLRDEVRRQADAGFRPLTFLGVCANAAPLMGLFGTVWGIFHSFQGFSELSRAANLMIVGQGLGEALGTTIVGLLVAIPATLFYNYFLSRLGALERNLAHFAQLFLKLVKHDLHRQRTPEPDHSR
- a CDS encoding thioesterase family protein, which encodes MKNHDFTLEMSVRDYECDMQGIVNNAIYQNYLEHARHECMKSVGIDFKQYTMMGVYFVVVRAEIDYKSALTSGDSFVVGLSLIKESRLRMVFYQDIHRLPDQKLVLKAKITATALNQQGKPEIPKEVEDVIKARFQRE
- a CDS encoding glycosyltransferase family 4 protein, giving the protein MSFGPGLSFLAPVFAALFSSAVLTAYLTSGRARLRILDHPNERSLHHTPVPRTGGLAILAGLAVGMIVALAMDVLALGASGEWETEMLIRGAFPELLWLVGGALLVAMVSFVDDRKGVGVVPRFAVHVAAAFVLLAGGLAPRALDLGVWVWAWPMSLGVLFSGLFMVWMTNLYNFMDGMDGFAGGMGLIGFGFLGLFGLLAGESGYALVCWSTALACLGFLVFNYPPARIFMGDTGASSLGFWAGALILWADGRGMFPFWAGVLVFSPFIVDATVTLLRRLLAGEKVWQAHRSHYYQRLVQLGWGHRKTVLAEYAVMLAAGLSGLFLLQLGNTVWVLPGLTCWTLIYLVLAMLVGRMERRLSSKNRAGIV
- a CDS encoding SDR family oxidoreductase is translated as MSEKRILVTGANGFVGRALCSALRDQGHAVRAAVRTRSVLDDALPLKSEGVSDEDVVEVGDIDGETDWSDALTGVQVVVHLAGRAHRIQDKAKALSAYRVVNLDGTENMTRQAVKSGVGRVVFVSSIKVNGEQTHGRPFTEDDPPGPEDPYGITKWEAEQVLAEASAATGLEVTILRPPLVHGPGVKGNLLRLMDGIRQGRTLPLGAVRNKRSMLGLENLCSALSLCVAHSTTGTYLLADAETISSRDLVQILAEGMDRKAKLFSVPVAWMEVAAKFAGRQSEFRRLTGSLEVDAGKIRRELGWAPTKSLEDGLLDMARWYMAAKAA